In Carassius gibelio isolate Cgi1373 ecotype wild population from Czech Republic chromosome B19, carGib1.2-hapl.c, whole genome shotgun sequence, one DNA window encodes the following:
- the LOC127979305 gene encoding stathmin: protein MASLSDIQVKELDKRASGQAFEVILGSPAPDAKVEFPLSPLKKKDLSLEEIQRKLDAAEERRKSHEAEVLKHLAEKREHEKEVLQKALEESNNFSKMAEEKLNQKMEANKEKRSAIMAAMNEKFKEKDKKLEEVRKNKENKEVGCEEN from the exons ATGGCATCTTTAAGTG ATATTCAGGTCAAGGAGCTGGACAAGCGTGCCTCAGGACAAGCTTTTGAGGTGATCCTTGGGAGTCCTGCTCCAGACGCCAAAGTGGAGTTCCCTCTCTCTCCTCTGAAGAAGAAGGACCTTTCCTTGGAGGAGATCCAGAGGAAGCTAGACGCTGCAGAAGAGAGACGCAAG TCTCATGAAGCCGAGGTTCTGAAACACCTAGCAGAGAAGCGTGAGCATGAGAAGGAGGTGCTTCAGAAAGCTCTAGAAGAAAGCAACAATTTCAGCAAGATGGCAGAAGAGAAACTGAACCAGAAGATGGAAGCCAACAAAGAGAAGCGTTCGGCCATCATGGCAGCCATGAACGAGAAGTTCAAAGAGAAG GACAAGAAGCTGGAAGAGGTgcgaaaaaacaaagaaaacaaagaggTCGGCTGTGAGGAGAACTAA